In Elephas maximus indicus isolate mEleMax1 chromosome 7, mEleMax1 primary haplotype, whole genome shotgun sequence, the following proteins share a genomic window:
- the LOC126080720 gene encoding olfactory receptor 4C16-like: MLLNNNVTEFILLGLTQEPVKRKIVFVFFLLFYLGTLLGNFLIIVTIKTSRALGSPMYFFLFYLSLSDTCFSTSVAPRMIVDTLLKNNTLSFSECIIQVFSAHFFGSLEILILILMAIDRYVAICKPLHYMSIMSRWVCSVLVALAWVGACVHSLVQIFLTLSLPFCGPNVIDHYFCDLQPLLKLACADTYVINLLLVSNSGAICTVSFVMLMFSYVIILHSLRNHSAEGRKKALSTCISHIIVVILFFGPCIFIYTRPATTFPMDKMIAVFYTIGTPLINPLIYTLRNAEVKNALRKLWSKKLISDDQR; the protein is encoded by the coding sequence ATGCTGCTGAATAATAATGTGACTGAGTTCATTCTGCTTGGGTTGACACAAGAGCCTGTTAAAAGGAAAAtagtgtttgtctttttcttgcttttctactTAGGAACGTTGTTGGGTAACTTCCTAATAATTGTTACCATCAAAACCAGCCGGGCACTTGGGAGCCCaatgtacttcttccttttctatttatcCTTATCTGACACCTGCTTCTCCACTTCCGTAGCCCCTAGAATGATTGTGGATACCCTTCTGAAGAATAACACTCTCTCCTTTAGTGAGTGCATTATCCAAGTCTTTTCAGCCCATTTCTTTGGCTCCTTGGAGATCTTGATCCTTATCCTGATGGCcattgaccgctatgtggccatctgtaaaccCCTGCACTACATGAGCATCATGAGCCGGTGGGTCTGCAGTGTGTTGGTAGCTCTAGCCTGGGTAGGGGCCTGTGTGCATTCTTTAGTTCAGATTTTTCTGACTTTGAGTTTGCCTTTCTGTGGTCCCAATGTGATTGATCACTATTTCTGTGACTTGCAACCCTTGTTGAAACTTGCCTGTGCAGACACCTATGTGATCAACCTACTGCTGGTGTCCAATAGTGGGGCTATTTGCACAGTGAGTTTTGTCATGCTGATGTTCTCCTATGTTATCATCTTGCATTCTCTGAGAAACCACAGTGCCGAAGGGAGGAAAAAAGCCCTTTCCACTTGCATTTCCCATATCATCGTAGTCATTTTGTTCTTCGGTccttgtatatttatatatacacgcCCAGCAACCACCTTCCCCATGGATAAGATGATAGCTGTGTTTTATACAATTGGAACACCTTTGATTAACCCTCTGATTTATacactgagaaatgctgaggtgaAGAATGCCTTGAGGAAGCTATGGAGCAAGAAACTGATTTCAGATGACCAAAGATGA
- the LOC126080721 gene encoding olfactory receptor 4C16-like produces the protein MLLNNNVTEFILLGLTQEPVKRKIVFVFFLLFYLGTLLGNLLIIITIKTSRALESPMYFFLFYLSLSDTCFSTSTDPRMIVDALLKNSTISFSECMIQVFSFHFFGCLEIFILILMAVDCYVAICKPLHYMSLMSWQICSVLVAIAWVGACVHSLVQIFLTLSLPSCGPNVIDCYFCDLQPLLKLACTDTYVINLLLVSNSEAICTVSFVILMFSYIIILHSLRNHGAEGRKKALSTCIFHIIVVVLFFGPCIFIYTRPATTFPTDKMIAVFYTIGTPLINPLIYTLRNAEVKNAMRKLWSKKLISDDQR, from the coding sequence ATGCTGCTGAATAATAATGTGACTGAGTTCATTCTGCTTGGGTTGACACAAGAGCCTGTTAAAAGGAAAAtagtgtttgtctttttcttgcttttctactTAGGGACATTGTTGGGTAATTTGTTGATTATCATCACCATCAAGACCAGCCGGGCACTTGAGAGTCCaatgtacttcttccttttctacttATCCTTATCTGATACCTGCTTTTCTACCTCCACAGACCCTAGAATGATTGTGGATGCCCTTCTGAAGAATAGTACTATCTCTTTCAGTGAGTGCATGATCCAAGTCTTTTCATTCCATTTCTTTGGCTGCCTGGAGATCTTCATCCTTATCCTCATGGCCGTTgactgctatgtggccatttgtaagcCCCTGCACTACATGAGCCTCATGAGCTGGCAAATCTGCAGTGTGTTGGTAGCTATAGCCTGGGTAGGGGCCTGTGTGCATTCTTTAGTTCAGATTTTTCTGACGTTGAGTTTGCCTTCCTGTGGTCCCAATGTGATTGATTGCTATTTCTGTGACTTGCAACCCTTGTTGAAACTTGCCTGTACAGACACCTATGTGATCAACCTACTGCTGGTGTCCAATAGTGAGGCCATTTGCACAGTGAGTTTTGTCATCCTGATGTTCTCCTATATCATCATCTTGCATTCTCTGAGAAACCACGGTgctgaagggaggaaaaaagccCTTTCCACCTGCATCTTCCATATCATTGTAGTCGTCTTGTTCTTCGGTccttgtatatttatatatacacgaCCCGCAACCACCTTCCCCACGGATAAGATGATAGCTGTGTTTTATACAATTGGAACACCTTTGATTAACCCTCTGATTTATacactgagaaatgctgaggtgaAGAATGCCATGAGGAAGCTATGGAGCAAGAAACTGATCTCAGATGACCAAAGATGA